GTTTTTTATTACGAACATACACTGCACTGGCACTGTTGTCCCCAACTAAAATTACGGCAAGTCCTGGCGTAACACTCTTCTTCTTGAGTGCCGCCACTCTTTGAGTCATAGTTTCGTCTAAAGCTGCTGCTACTTTTTTACCCTCTAATAATTCCATACTAATCACCATAAAAAGGCTGGCAAAAAATCACCAGCCTTACCCTTCTACAAAATTAGATAAAATACCATTAATGAAGGACTTTGAGTCCTTGTCGCCAAAATCACTAGCTATTTCAATTGCCTCATCAATAGCTACCTTTTTTGGTACTTCCAAACTGTTTTCCATTTCAAATAACCCGACACGTAAAATTGTACGGTCAATTCTTGACAATCGTTGCACAGTCCATTTGTTTTTCAAATGAACCGCAATTTTTTTATCAAGGTCATCTTGGTGTTCAATTACACCTGAAACTAAGAATGTCAAATAATCCGGAACGCTTTCCGTAGCTAAATCGCATAATTGCATGGTAGAAGAAATAGCTTCTTGCGGCGTATCCTGAGTAGTTTCAATAGAAAATAGTGATTGAACTGCGAGTTCTCTGATCTTATGTCTACTTATCACTAGTTTTATTCCTTTTTATCTGTTGTTACACGTTCTATTTCGCCAGTTTCCTTTTTAGCGATCAATCCTACAACATGTACATTAATTTCACTCAAGTCTAAATCGGTCATGAATTCAAGTTGTTCAATGGCTGATTTTTGGATCTCCAATGAAACTTTAGGGATCGAGACGCCATAGTCTAAATATACGTAAACATTAGCAGATATTTGATCATCATTAAATGATACGTCTACACCCTTGCCGTGATTGATAATGCCAAAGAGTGAATCAATTCGATTAGAAATTGTTCCACGCATTTCTACGACACCATCAACTTGGTTCGTGGCGATTCCAAGCAGGATTTCAATAACTTGATGTGATATTTCAACATTACCGTTTATTTTTCCACTATCTTGTTGTAGAGAAACATATTTTTGTTCAGCCATAAACTTATCTCCATAATCAGTTATTAATTAGCACGTGAAATGTAAGTACCATCTTGCGTATTAATAGTTAACATATCGCCTTCATTGACGAAGAATGGTACTTGCACAACTAAGCCTGTTTCCATTGTTGCTGGTTTTGAACCACCGGATTGTGTGTCACCCTTGATTGAAGCTTCTGTTTCTACAACTTTAAGATCAACTGTATTGGGAACATCTACACCAAGCGTTTCGCCACCGTACATTACAACACTGACTTCCATATTTTCTTTCAAATATTTCAATTCGTCTCTAATTTCATCACCAGGTAATGAAAGTTGTTCATATGTTGTTGTATCCATGAAGACATAATTGTCGCCATCAGCATATAGATATTGCATCTTTTTGTTTTCAATGTTAGCCTTTTCAACTTTAGCAGTTGATCTGAAAGTCATTTCTTGAACGGCACCTGTTCTTAAGTTCTTTAACTTTGAACGAACAAAAGCACTACCCTTACCTGGTTTTACATGCTGAAACTCAACAACACGCCAGATACCATCTTTTACTTCAATTGTTAAACCATTTTTAAATTCGTTTACTGAAATTGACATTTTTTTCTCCTTGGTTAATTAAATTCATCCTACAAAACACTATACATTATCTTACCAATATTTCGGGGTTAATGGCAATAACTCATACTTATTATATAAAAAAAAGAGGAACATTGTCCTCTTCTTCATCAATATATTAATATACTGAAACTTTCTTCTTGTC
This sequence is a window from Companilactobacillus alimentarius DSM 20249. Protein-coding genes within it:
- the nusB gene encoding transcription antitermination factor NusB, which produces MISRHKIRELAVQSLFSIETTQDTPQEAISSTMQLCDLATESVPDYLTFLVSGVIEHQDDLDKKIAVHLKNKWTVQRLSRIDRTILRVGLFEMENSLEVPKKVAIDEAIEIASDFGDKDSKSFINGILSNFVEG
- a CDS encoding Asp23/Gls24 family envelope stress response protein, producing the protein MAEQKYVSLQQDSGKINGNVEISHQVIEILLGIATNQVDGVVEMRGTISNRIDSLFGIINHGKGVDVSFNDDQISANVYVYLDYGVSIPKVSLEIQKSAIEQLEFMTDLDLSEINVHVVGLIAKKETGEIERVTTDKKE
- the efp gene encoding elongation factor P; translation: MSISVNEFKNGLTIEVKDGIWRVVEFQHVKPGKGSAFVRSKLKNLRTGAVQEMTFRSTAKVEKANIENKKMQYLYADGDNYVFMDTTTYEQLSLPGDEIRDELKYLKENMEVSVVMYGGETLGVDVPNTVDLKVVETEASIKGDTQSGGSKPATMETGLVVQVPFFVNEGDMLTINTQDGTYISRAN